Proteins from a single region of Equus asinus isolate D_3611 breed Donkey chromosome 17, EquAss-T2T_v2, whole genome shotgun sequence:
- the LOC139040881 gene encoding olfactory receptor 5M3-like, which produces MPNFTDVTEFVLLGLTNQPGLQVLFFVFFLLVYIITLIGNIGMIILIRISPKLNSSMYFFLSHLSFADVWFSSNVTPKMLENLLSETKTISYPGCIVQCFLFIAFVHVEVFILAVMAFDRYMAIGNPLLYGSRISRTVCIRLISFPYIYGFFISLISTLWTHGLYFCGNIEINHFYCADPALIKMACAGTFIKEYTMRTLAGINFSYSLLVIVISYIFILIAILRMRSAEGRKKAFSTCGSHLTAVTIFYGTLFFMYLRSPTEESVEQGKMVAVFYTTVIPMLNPMIYSLRNKDVKEAASIATSRTFLTIYNRNL; this is translated from the coding sequence ATGCCCAATTTTACTGATGTGACTGAATTTGTTCTTTTGGGATTAACTAATCAGCCTGGATTGCAAgtccttttctttgtgttttttttactggTCTACATTATCACCCTGATTGGGAATATTGGTATGATCATATTAATCAGGATCAGTCCCAAGCTCAACAGctccatgtattttttcctcagtCACTTGTCTTTTGCAGATGTGTGGTTCTCCTCTAACGTCACTCctaaaatgttagaaaatttgCTATCTGAAACCAAAACCATTTCCTACCCTGGTTGTATAGTGCAGTGTTTTTTATTCATTGCTTTTGTCCACGTAGAAGTCTTTATCCTTGCTGTGATGGCCTTTGATAGATACATGGCAATTGGCAACCCTCTGCTCTACGGCAGCAGAATATCAAGGACTGTCTGTATTCGATTGATCTCTTTCCCTTACATATATGGCTTCTTTATCAGTTTGATCTCCACCTTATGGACTCATGGTTTGTACTTCTGTGGGAATATTGAGATCAACCATTTCTACTGTGCAGACCCAGCTCTCATCAAAATGGCCTGTGCAGGAACCTTCATTAAAGAATACACCATGCGCACATTGGCAGGTATCAACTTCTCTTATTCTTTATTAGTCATTGTCATCTCCTACATATTTATCCTTATTGCTATCCTAAGAATGCgctcagcagaaggaagaaaaaaagccttCTCCACATGTGGATCCCATTTGACAGCTGTCACTATATTTTATGGAACTCTCTTCTTCATGTATCTTAGAAGTCCAACTGAAGAGTCTGTGGAACAGGGAAAAATGGTGGCTGTGTTTTACACCACAGTAATTCCTATGTTGAATCCCATGATCTACAGTCTCAGGAACAAAGATGTAAAGGAGGCTGCAAGCATAGCAACCAGTAGAACATTTTTGACTATATACAATAGAAACTTATAA
- the LOC139040882 gene encoding olfactory receptor 5M5-like produces the protein MIRRNSTLVTEFVLLGLTDRPELQPILFTLFLAIYLITVGGNLGMLVLIRVDSRLHTPMYFFLASLSCLDLCYSTNVTPKMLVNFLSEKKTISYVACLVQCYFFIAMVITEYYMLAAMAYDRYMAICNPLLYSSKMSKGVCIRLIAGPYVYGFLSALLETMWTYRLIFCGPNIINHFYCADPPLIRLSCSDTFIKETSMFVVAGFNLSNSLLIILISYIFILFVILRMHSAEGRHKAFSTCGSHLLSVTVFYGTLFCMYVRPPTDKSVEQSKIIAVFYTFVSPMLNPIIYSLRNKDVKQAFQKLIRKNVHLK, from the coding sequence ATGATCAGAAGAAATTCCACCTTGGTGACTGAATTTGTTCTCTTGGGATTAACGGATCGTCCAGAGCTTCAGCCCATCCTCTTCACGTTATTTCTGGCGATCTACTTGATCACCGTTGGGGGGAATCTTGGGATGTTGGTATTGATCAGAGTAGATTCACgcctccacactcccatgtacttctttcttgCCAGTCTGTCATGCTTGGATTTGTGTTATTCCACTAACGTGACTCCAAAGATGCTGGTGAACTTCTTATCAGAGAAGAAAACCATTTCTTACGTTGCTTGTTTAGTCCAGTGTTATTTTTTCATTGCCATGGTGATTACTGAATATTACATGTTAGCTGCAATGGCTTATGATAGATACATGGCCATCTGCAACCCTTTGCTTTACAGCAGCAAGATGTCCAAAGGGGTCTGTATTCGCCTCATTGCTGGTCCATATGTCTATGGGTTCCTTAGTGCTCTGTTGGAAACCATGTGGACGTACCGCTTGATCTTCTGTGGCCCTAATATCATTAATCACTTCTATTGTGCTGATCCACCCCTCATCCGACTCTCCTGTTCTGACACTTTTATTAAGGAGACATCCATGTTTGTGGTAGCAGGATTTAACCTCTCTAACTCCCTCCTCATAATCCTTATCTCCTATATCTTCATTCTCTTTGTCATCCTGAGGATGCATTCTGCTGAAGGCAGGCATAAAGCATTTTCCACCTGTGGGTCCCATTTGTTGTCAGTGACTGtgttttatgggaccctgttctGCATGTATGTTAGACCTCCCACAGACAAATCAGTGGAGCAGTCCAAAATCATTGCTGTTTTTTACACTTTTGTAAGCCCTATGTTGAACCCCATCAtttatagtctgaggaacaaggatgtgaagcAAGCTTTTCAGAAATTGATCAGAAAAAATGTACATCTGAAGTAA